From Phragmitibacter flavus, the proteins below share one genomic window:
- a CDS encoding DeoR/GlpR family DNA-binding transcription regulator, which translates to MKSGRPKSSKAGEGNDLAPMTAQRRGQIVELVHGRGSMRVVDLAARFGVSEVTIRSDLDQLEGEGRLMRDRGGALPSGQTRTVTTLPGMELRAGLNVDSKRRIAAAAASRVASGSSLLLDAGTTVVEMVRHLSRVNGLTIVTNALNVALAATASTDARVMMLGGVVGGDSGSTLGSMAEGMLKDLLVDQLFLGAQAADLENGLTDTNVEIAQIKRAMMKSARRVTLLMDSSKWETSGFIRVAPMTSVQTVITDEGLATEARQALENLGIEVVVV; encoded by the coding sequence ATGAAATCTGGGCGACCGAAATCTTCAAAAGCGGGTGAGGGCAATGATTTGGCTCCGATGACGGCGCAGCGGCGTGGTCAGATTGTGGAGCTGGTGCATGGGCGTGGATCGATGCGGGTGGTGGATCTGGCGGCGCGGTTTGGGGTGTCTGAGGTGACGATTCGCAGCGATCTGGATCAGTTGGAAGGCGAGGGGCGACTGATGCGTGATCGTGGCGGTGCGTTGCCATCCGGTCAGACGCGGACGGTAACGACGTTGCCGGGGATGGAACTGCGGGCGGGGTTGAATGTGGATTCAAAAAGGCGCATTGCGGCGGCGGCGGCGAGTCGGGTGGCGTCGGGGAGTTCGTTGTTGCTGGATGCGGGAACGACGGTGGTGGAGATGGTCCGTCATTTGTCCCGGGTGAACGGGCTGACCATCGTGACGAATGCCTTGAATGTGGCCTTGGCGGCGACGGCGTCGACAGATGCGCGGGTGATGATGTTGGGCGGTGTGGTGGGTGGGGATTCGGGCAGCACGCTGGGTTCGATGGCGGAAGGGATGCTGAAGGATTTGTTGGTGGATCAGTTGTTTCTTGGCGCGCAGGCGGCGGATTTGGAGAACGGGCTGACGGATACCAATGTGGAGATTGCGCAAATTAAGAGGGCGATGATGAAGAGTGCGCGGCGGGTGACGTTACTGATGGATTCGAGCAAGTGGGAGACGTCGGGGTTTATCCGTGTGGCACCGATGACGTCGGTGCAGACGGTGATCACGGATGAAGGTTTGGCGACAGAGGCGCGGCAGGCGCTGGAGAATTTGGGGATTGAGGTGGTGGTCGTGTGA
- a CDS encoding PTS fructose-like transporter subunit IIB, with translation MKIVALTSCPTGIAHTYLAAEALKKTAQVMGHSIAVETQGSIGADHLLTETQIAEADVVILATDIKVDLARFTGKPQIEVPISEAIRDTRNLLEKAIALVPTPAPVAVPVPAPEPVAFEKKRFVAITACPTGIAHTFMAAEALQKAAKALGHDIKVETQGSVGSKNTLTTEDIANADAVVIAAETKVDTAPFAGKRLFMTSTKHAMHNGREVLQTALAQPLASGTDLTSAVDQAKASRSAQRTGPYKHLMTGVSYMLPLVIAGGLAIALAFAFGGIYAGDQEGTLAAALSQIGGGTAFHLFVAVFSGFIAFSIADRPGIAPGMVGGLLAQNLGAGFLGGIISGFMAGYLTKFLAEKIKLPNTLEGLKPVLILPFLSTVIIGLLMIYIVAPPVQIVLDAMTTWLNGMRGTNAALLGIILGSMMAFDMGGPINKAAYTFAVGLLASKVYTPMAAVMAAGMTPPLGLALAAFLFKSRFDAEERGAAAPALVLGMSFITEGAIPFAAKDPLRVIPALVLGSAVAGAITMVGGVQLLVPHGGIFASLIPGAVTHLLNYLAAIVIGTVVTAGTMYFLKRPITTAPATAA, from the coding sequence ATGAAAATCGTCGCCCTTACCTCCTGCCCCACTGGCATCGCCCACACCTACCTGGCGGCTGAAGCCCTCAAGAAAACCGCCCAAGTCATGGGTCACAGCATCGCCGTCGAAACCCAGGGTTCCATCGGTGCTGATCACCTCCTCACCGAAACGCAAATCGCCGAAGCCGATGTCGTCATTCTCGCCACCGACATCAAAGTCGACCTCGCCCGATTCACCGGCAAACCCCAAATCGAAGTCCCCATCAGCGAAGCCATCCGCGACACCCGCAATCTTCTTGAGAAAGCCATCGCTTTAGTTCCGACTCCCGCCCCTGTTGCGGTGCCCGTCCCCGCCCCCGAACCCGTCGCCTTCGAGAAAAAACGCTTCGTCGCCATCACCGCCTGCCCCACCGGCATCGCCCACACCTTCATGGCCGCTGAAGCCCTCCAAAAAGCCGCCAAAGCCCTCGGACACGACATCAAGGTCGAAACCCAGGGCTCCGTCGGCTCCAAAAACACCCTGACCACCGAAGACATCGCCAACGCCGACGCCGTGGTCATCGCCGCCGAAACTAAGGTCGACACCGCCCCCTTTGCTGGCAAACGCCTGTTTATGACAAGCACCAAACACGCCATGCACAACGGTCGCGAAGTCCTCCAAACCGCGCTCGCCCAGCCCCTAGCTTCCGGCACCGACCTCACCTCCGCCGTCGACCAGGCCAAAGCCTCCCGATCCGCCCAACGCACCGGACCCTACAAACACCTCATGACCGGCGTCTCTTACATGCTGCCCCTGGTCATCGCTGGCGGACTTGCGATCGCCCTTGCGTTTGCTTTCGGAGGCATCTACGCCGGTGACCAGGAAGGCACCCTCGCCGCCGCCCTGAGTCAAATTGGCGGAGGCACCGCCTTCCACCTCTTCGTCGCCGTTTTCTCCGGCTTCATCGCCTTTTCCATCGCGGACCGACCCGGCATTGCCCCCGGCATGGTCGGTGGACTCCTCGCTCAAAATCTCGGTGCCGGATTCCTCGGCGGCATCATCTCTGGATTCATGGCCGGCTATCTCACCAAATTTCTCGCCGAGAAAATCAAACTCCCCAACACCCTCGAGGGCCTCAAACCCGTCCTCATCCTCCCCTTCCTCTCCACCGTCATCATCGGCCTGTTGATGATCTACATCGTCGCCCCACCCGTGCAGATCGTGCTCGACGCCATGACCACCTGGCTCAACGGCATGCGCGGCACCAACGCTGCCCTCCTGGGCATCATCCTCGGTTCCATGATGGCGTTTGACATGGGCGGACCCATCAACAAAGCCGCCTACACTTTTGCCGTCGGACTCCTCGCCAGCAAAGTCTACACTCCCATGGCCGCCGTCATGGCCGCTGGAATGACCCCACCCCTCGGACTCGCCCTCGCCGCCTTCCTGTTCAAGAGCCGTTTCGACGCCGAAGAACGCGGAGCCGCTGCCCCCGCTCTGGTGCTCGGCATGTCCTTCATCACCGAAGGTGCCATCCCTTTTGCCGCCAAAGATCCCCTGCGCGTCATCCCCGCCCTCGTCCTCGGTTCCGCCGTCGCCGGAGCCATCACCATGGTCGGCGGTGTGCAGCTTCTCGTTCCCCACGGCGGCATCTTCGCCTCCCTCATTCCCGGTGCCGTCACCCATCTCCTCAACTACCTCGCCGCCATCGTCATTGGCACCGTCGTCACCGCCGGCACCATGTATTTCCTCAAACGCCCGATCACCACGGCCCCCGCGACCGCCGCCTAA
- the ptsP gene encoding phosphoenolpyruvate--protein phosphotransferase: MISLASQNVRLNATAKTKEDAIRAAGQLLVECGHIAPGYIDSMLGREQQANTYLSHGIAIPHGMPQHRDLIQKTGVCVIQIPAGVSWQNGETVHLIVGIAAKSDEHLGILAALTDVLDDPAAAGRLANTDNPEDIVAALTRQAPKGAITQGLVNAREITLNLLEGAGLHARPALAFAEVAQQYHCAVRVVYNGKVANGKAMASLLKLGVPGNGSITIQAEGSDADAALQALRSAIAAGLDDEPHQTEDLAPLTIPHWKPATELQSFTGVSASPGLAIGPLHLFQPTTLRVIQKGDTPKAEIQFLINALHEADAQLEDIHESVNTRSGKNQAAIFRAHQALLKDEELLDAVEQHIHTGNSAAWSWQLIIQQRVDEMKSLADERIAARAVDLHDVGQRVLRALAGATHAELILPDHPVILVADDLTPSDTARLDPTRVLGLCTALGGPTSHTAIIARSLDIPAIVGTGPAILELKNQAVCIIDGSAGQLHLHPTTADLESAEAFRHDLHSQRETENQTRYQPAILTDGHRVEIVANIGKAAEAAAAVEAGAEGIGLLRTEFLFLDRESAPTEDEQYAAYTEMIRALNGLPLIIRTLDIGGDKVLPYHPLAKEDNPFLGVRGIRLCLREPDLFLPQLRAIYRASQNGPVKIMFPMIATLEDWHAACEVAEKVRLEIGADPVDMGIMIEVPSAVLMAAEFAKEVDFFSIGTNDLTQYTLAMDRMHPALAKNVDGLHPAVLRLIDQTVRAATKENKWVGVCGGVAGDPLGALILTGLGVTELSMSLPSIAAVKARLRTTSKAKTQSLAQKALTLSTASEVRALA; encoded by the coding sequence ATGATCTCCCTCGCTTCACAAAACGTCCGGCTCAACGCCACCGCGAAAACCAAAGAAGACGCCATCCGCGCTGCCGGACAACTCCTCGTCGAATGCGGCCACATCGCCCCCGGCTACATCGACAGCATGCTCGGCCGCGAGCAACAGGCCAACACCTACCTCAGCCACGGCATCGCCATCCCCCACGGCATGCCCCAGCATCGCGACCTCATCCAAAAAACCGGCGTCTGCGTCATTCAGATTCCCGCCGGCGTCTCCTGGCAAAACGGCGAAACGGTTCACCTCATCGTCGGCATTGCCGCCAAATCCGACGAACACCTCGGCATCCTCGCCGCTCTCACCGATGTCCTCGACGACCCCGCTGCCGCCGGCCGGCTCGCCAACACCGACAACCCCGAAGACATCGTTGCCGCCCTCACCCGACAGGCCCCCAAAGGCGCCATCACCCAGGGCCTTGTCAACGCCCGCGAAATCACCCTCAACCTCCTCGAAGGTGCCGGACTCCACGCCCGCCCCGCCCTCGCTTTTGCCGAAGTCGCCCAGCAATACCACTGCGCCGTGCGCGTCGTCTACAATGGCAAAGTCGCCAACGGCAAAGCCATGGCCTCGCTCCTCAAACTCGGCGTTCCCGGCAACGGCAGCATCACCATCCAGGCTGAAGGCAGCGACGCCGACGCCGCCCTGCAGGCTCTACGCAGCGCCATTGCCGCCGGTCTCGACGACGAACCCCATCAAACCGAAGACCTCGCCCCCCTCACCATCCCCCACTGGAAGCCCGCCACCGAACTTCAATCCTTCACCGGCGTTTCCGCCTCCCCCGGCCTCGCCATCGGCCCCCTCCATCTGTTCCAGCCCACCACCCTGCGCGTCATCCAAAAAGGCGACACCCCCAAAGCCGAGATCCAGTTCCTCATCAATGCCCTGCACGAAGCCGACGCCCAGCTCGAAGACATTCACGAATCCGTCAACACCCGCAGCGGCAAAAACCAGGCAGCCATCTTCCGCGCCCATCAAGCCCTTCTCAAAGACGAGGAACTACTCGATGCCGTCGAACAACACATCCACACCGGCAACAGCGCCGCCTGGTCCTGGCAGCTGATCATCCAACAACGCGTCGACGAAATGAAATCGCTCGCCGACGAACGAATCGCCGCCCGCGCCGTCGACCTCCACGATGTCGGCCAACGTGTCCTCCGCGCCCTCGCCGGAGCCACCCACGCCGAACTCATCCTTCCCGATCACCCCGTCATTCTCGTCGCCGACGACCTCACGCCCTCCGACACCGCCCGACTCGACCCCACCCGCGTGCTCGGCCTCTGCACCGCCCTGGGCGGCCCCACCTCCCACACCGCCATCATCGCCCGTTCCCTCGACATCCCCGCCATCGTCGGAACCGGACCCGCCATCCTCGAACTCAAAAATCAAGCGGTCTGCATCATCGACGGCAGCGCCGGCCAACTGCATCTCCACCCCACCACCGCCGACCTCGAATCCGCCGAAGCCTTCCGCCACGACCTCCACTCCCAGCGCGAAACCGAAAATCAAACCCGCTACCAGCCCGCCATCCTCACCGACGGCCACCGCGTCGAAATCGTCGCCAACATCGGCAAAGCCGCCGAAGCAGCCGCCGCCGTCGAAGCCGGAGCCGAAGGCATCGGCCTCCTGCGCACCGAATTCCTCTTCCTCGATCGCGAATCCGCCCCCACCGAAGACGAGCAATACGCCGCCTACACCGAGATGATCCGCGCCCTCAACGGCCTTCCCCTCATCATCCGCACTCTCGACATCGGCGGCGACAAAGTCCTACCCTATCATCCCCTCGCCAAAGAAGACAACCCCTTCCTCGGCGTCCGCGGCATCCGTCTTTGTTTGCGCGAACCCGACCTCTTCCTCCCCCAACTCCGCGCCATCTATCGCGCCAGCCAAAACGGACCCGTCAAGATCATGTTCCCCATGATTGCCACCCTCGAAGACTGGCATGCCGCCTGCGAAGTCGCCGAAAAAGTCCGTCTGGAGATCGGTGCCGATCCCGTCGACATGGGCATCATGATTGAAGTCCCCTCCGCCGTGCTCATGGCGGCTGAATTTGCCAAAGAAGTCGACTTCTTTTCCATCGGCACCAACGACCTCACCCAATACACCCTGGCCATGGACCGCATGCATCCCGCCCTCGCCAAAAACGTCGACGGCCTCCATCCCGCCGTCCTGCGTCTCATCGACCAAACCGTCCGTGCCGCCACCAAAGAAAACAAATGGGTCGGCGTCTGCGGCGGTGTCGCCGGTGATCCCCTCGGAGCCCTCATCCTCACCGGCCTGGGCGTCACTGAACTCAGCATGTCCCTCCCCAGCATCGCCGCCGTCAAAGCCCGCCTCCGCACCACTTCCAAAGCCAAAACCCAATCCCTTGCCCAAAAGGCCCTCACTCTCTCCACCGCTTCCGAGGTTCGCGCGCTAGCTTAA